The following nucleotide sequence is from Pseudomonas putida S13.1.2.
CCTGGCCCAGTGCAGCCCAGCGGGCCCAGGCGCCTTCGAAGAAATCCAGGTAATCGGCGCTGTGGACGCGCAGCAATGGCGCCCGTCCGAAGTCGGTTGGGCCCTGGATATCGCCGAGGTTGCGCTTTTTCACCTGGTCGAGCACATGGTCGGCGCGCGAAGGCATTTCGAAACAGGGCATCAGCTTGCCGTCGATCAGCTCGCAGCGGCCATGGTGCAGGCGGTGGTCATCGGAATAGATCGTCAGCATTGTTGTTCTCCGTTGGGTACTGGCGTGGGTCCATTGTCATGGGCGGGTCAGTAGCGGAGAACGACGCAAATGGCCAAAAGGGGATCGATGTGGCCAAGGTTGATTGGTCTGTGCTGGCCCTATCGCCGGCAAGCCAGCTCCCACAAGTACCGCACAGGCCTTGAATGCAGCGCAGTACCTGTGGGAGCTGGCTTGCCGGCGATAGGGCCGGTACAGGTCAACCGCGGAAGTGGCTGGGCGCCACACCACTCCAGCGCTGGAAGGCATGGCGGAAGCTGGCTGTCTCGCTGAATCCCAACGTTTCGGCAATACGGTAGATGGGCATCTGCTCATCAGCCAGCAACTGCTTGGCCCGCTCGAACCTGAGCTCGTCCAGCAGCTGCTGATAACTGCTGCCCAGCGCCTGTAGATGCCGGCGCAAGGTGCGCGACGAGCAGTTCATCTGCCGTGCCAGGCCTTCCAGCCCAGGCGCGGCATCCAGTTGCTGCGTAAGCAACTGACGAATCCGCCCCAGCCAGGCCTGACGGCCGGTGAACTCAAGGTTCAGGCGCCGGCAGCGCTCGCTCATGGCTTGGTGGGTAATCGGGTCGGCCAGCGGCAGCGGCGTATCCAGCCAGCGCCGCTCGAAGGCAAAGGCATTGTCCTGGGCGGCAAAACCGACCGGGCACTGGAATGCATCGGCATAGCGCGCGTGGTAGCCGGGCCGTGGGTGCTCGAAGCGGGCGCCCAGCAATGGTAGCGGGCGGCCAAGCAGGTCATCGCAGATGACTTTCAGCGACACCAGGCAGAACTCGGCGTTGAAAGCGCTCAGCGCCGGGCTGTCGTGGTACTCGCTGGCGCTGAACCAGACGCGCTGGCCATCGTCGAGCAAGCGCAGCTTGAAGACTGTTCCCAGCAGTGCCGGATACTGCAGCGCCAGGCGCAAGGCGTCACCCAAAGTGGCACTGGAGAGCAGGGCGTAACCGAGCATGCCGTAGCACGACACGTGCATACGGCGGCCCAGTTCCAGGCCGATGTCCTCGCGCCGGGCCACGGCGTTGGCACACACCTGCAGTTCCTGCTGGGTGGTGATGCGCGCATCGGCGTGCCCCAGGTCTGCCGGGCCAATGCCGCTGCCGGCCAGCAGCGCCGAAGCCTCGCAACCGTCTGCCTGGAACACGTTGAGGATCAGCGAAACTGCGTTAAGGGTGGTCAGGTGGCTGTGCAGCATGCTGGGTAATCCCGTGGGCCTGGGACGCATTATGGAGCAAGTTGTGTGCCGATATCCGGGCTTCCAGGCAAAATCCATCAGGCAA
It contains:
- a CDS encoding AraC family transcriptional regulator codes for the protein MLHSHLTTLNAVSLILNVFQADGCEASALLAGSGIGPADLGHADARITTQQELQVCANAVARREDIGLELGRRMHVSCYGMLGYALLSSATLGDALRLALQYPALLGTVFKLRLLDDGQRVWFSASEYHDSPALSAFNAEFCLVSLKVICDDLLGRPLPLLGARFEHPRPGYHARYADAFQCPVGFAAQDNAFAFERRWLDTPLPLADPITHQAMSERCRRLNLEFTGRQAWLGRIRQLLTQQLDAAPGLEGLARQMNCSSRTLRRHLQALGSSYQQLLDELRFERAKQLLADEQMPIYRIAETLGFSETASFRHAFQRWSGVAPSHFRG